The proteins below are encoded in one region of Streptomyces ficellus:
- a CDS encoding GvpL/GvpF family gas vesicle protein, with protein MSTYVYGIARSSHPGLPEKMGGIGDPPQPVRVLKHGALAVLVSDAPDDLRPKRRDLMAHQNVLAEAGAAGAVLPMRFGGVSPDDDAVVAVLGEREEHYLERLRALDDKVEYNVKASHDEEAVLHQVLADNAELRALSEANRAAGGGTYEQKLALGERVAAAVQQREASDAVVVQQALESEAADLRPGPESGAWLANISFLVERDRADGFVAAVDKLQQAHPHLVVQVNGPLPPYSFVE; from the coding sequence GTGAGCACGTACGTCTACGGAATCGCGCGGAGCTCACACCCCGGACTCCCCGAGAAGATGGGCGGCATCGGCGACCCACCACAGCCCGTCCGCGTCCTCAAGCACGGCGCGCTCGCGGTGCTCGTCAGCGACGCGCCCGACGACCTCAGGCCCAAGCGGCGGGACCTGATGGCCCACCAGAACGTCCTCGCGGAGGCCGGCGCGGCCGGCGCTGTCCTGCCGATGCGGTTCGGCGGCGTCTCGCCCGACGACGACGCGGTCGTCGCCGTCCTCGGCGAACGCGAGGAGCACTACCTGGAGCGGCTGCGCGCCCTCGACGACAAGGTCGAGTACAACGTGAAGGCCAGCCACGACGAGGAAGCCGTCCTGCACCAGGTGCTCGCCGACAACGCCGAACTGCGGGCGCTCAGCGAGGCCAACCGCGCGGCGGGCGGCGGCACCTACGAACAGAAGCTCGCCCTCGGCGAGCGCGTGGCCGCCGCGGTCCAGCAGCGGGAGGCGAGCGACGCGGTCGTCGTCCAGCAGGCGCTGGAGAGCGAGGCCGCGGACCTGCGCCCCGGCCCCGAGAGCGGCGCCTGGCTGGCAAACATCTCGTTCCTCGTGGAGCGCGACCGCGCCGACGGCTTCGTCGCCGCCGTGGACAAGCTGCAGCAGGCGCACCCCCACCTGGTCGTCCAGGTGAACGGGCCGCTGCCGCCGTACAGCTTCGTCGAGTAG
- a CDS encoding gas vesicle protein: protein MANTSENTEKNTSARANSARAQQQPKEQSPGPMQVLRGACAQLAELTGMEAESVSSFERTEDGWSLHVEVLELARVPDTMSLLASYEVELDANGELSGYRRIRRYERGRSDRS, encoded by the coding sequence ATGGCGAACACATCAGAGAACACCGAGAAGAACACCAGCGCCCGGGCGAACAGCGCCCGGGCACAACAACAGCCCAAGGAACAGTCGCCCGGCCCCATGCAGGTACTGCGGGGGGCATGCGCACAGCTCGCCGAACTCACCGGTATGGAAGCCGAGTCGGTGTCGTCCTTCGAACGTACCGAGGACGGCTGGAGTCTGCACGTCGAGGTGCTCGAACTGGCCCGTGTCCCCGACACGATGAGCCTGCTCGCCTCGTACGAGGTCGAACTCGACGCGAACGGCGAGCTCAGTGGCTACCGGAGGATCCGCCGCTACGAGCGCGGCAGGTCGGACCGTTCCTAG
- a CDS encoding gas vesicle structural protein GvpA, translating into MTVVPAQQSGGGSSGLYDVLELVLDRGLVIDAFVRVSLVGIEILKIDVRVVVASVDTYLRFAEACNRLDLEAGPRKNPGLPDLVGEMTESGARGKSKGALSGAAETISDALKGSSDSSTSRSTSRSSSSRKKEEQE; encoded by the coding sequence ATGACCGTAGTTCCGGCACAGCAGAGCGGCGGCGGCAGCAGTGGCCTGTACGACGTCCTCGAACTCGTCCTGGACCGCGGACTCGTCATCGACGCGTTCGTCCGCGTGTCCCTGGTCGGCATCGAGATTCTGAAGATCGACGTCCGGGTCGTCGTCGCCAGCGTCGACACCTATCTCCGCTTCGCCGAAGCCTGTAACCGCCTCGACCTCGAGGCCGGCCCCCGCAAGAACCCCGGACTGCCCGACCTGGTCGGTGAGATGACCGAGTCCGGCGCCCGCGGCAAGTCCAAGGGCGCCCTGTCCGGCGCGGCCGAAACCATCTCGGACGCCCTCAAGGGCTCGTCCGACAGCTCGACCAGCCGCTCCACCAGCCGCTCGTCGTCGTCCCGCAAGAAGGAGGAGCAGGAGTGA
- a CDS encoding GNAT family N-acetyltransferase produces MSVFLRTSRLVLRTVTEDDLDEVVALDNDPLVMRYLNGGRPVSREEVRSGSLRRLRGPGFWAAEARGPQGPPGGGSLGGSPGGWLGWFSLDPLDGAGTVELGYRLRRSAWGRGYATEGSLALIDQGFRELSVRRVTATTMTVNAGSRRVMEKCGLRHVRTFFEEWPDVIGGSEHGDVEYALTREEWLAGQG; encoded by the coding sequence ATGAGTGTGTTCCTGCGGACGTCCAGGCTGGTGCTGCGCACGGTCACGGAGGACGACCTGGACGAGGTGGTGGCGCTCGACAACGACCCCCTGGTCATGCGGTACCTCAACGGCGGTCGTCCGGTGTCGCGCGAGGAGGTGCGGTCGGGGTCGCTGCGGCGCCTGAGGGGGCCGGGGTTCTGGGCGGCGGAGGCGCGCGGGCCACAGGGACCGCCGGGGGGCGGTTCGCTGGGCGGGTCGCCGGGCGGGTGGCTGGGCTGGTTCTCGCTGGACCCGCTGGACGGGGCGGGGACGGTGGAGCTGGGCTACCGGCTGCGCCGGTCGGCGTGGGGCCGGGGGTACGCGACGGAGGGCTCCCTCGCCCTGATCGACCAGGGGTTTCGCGAGCTAAGTGTGCGGCGGGTGACCGCGACGACGATGACGGTCAACGCGGGGTCGCGGCGCGTGATGGAGAAGTGCGGGCTGCGCCACGTGCGGACGTTCTTCGAGGAGTGGCCCGACGTGATCGGGGGATCGGAGCACGGGGACGTGGAGTACGCCCTGACCCGGGAGGAGTGGCTCGCCGGGCAGGGGTGA
- a CDS encoding TIGR03086 family metal-binding protein — translation MPNPHVPSTLLARHGEALDFFGERVHAVRPDQWDAPTPCTDWSVRDLVNHLTGEQLWVVPLVRERRTLAEIGDAFEGDVLGDDPVAVWDRAAVESREAFLDKGALDRTVHLSSGPSQATAYCAQMIADLVVHAWDLSRAIGADERLPPELVAFTVREVSPYADSLAGSGLFAPRVEVPDDADEQTKLLAMVGREA, via the coding sequence GTGCCGAACCCCCATGTGCCCAGCACCCTCCTCGCCCGGCACGGCGAGGCGCTCGACTTCTTCGGCGAGCGGGTGCACGCCGTCCGCCCCGACCAGTGGGACGCCCCGACGCCCTGCACCGACTGGTCGGTCCGCGACCTGGTCAACCACCTCACCGGCGAGCAGCTGTGGGTGGTTCCGCTGGTCCGCGAGCGGCGCACCCTCGCGGAGATCGGTGACGCCTTCGAGGGTGACGTCCTGGGCGACGACCCGGTGGCCGTCTGGGACCGGGCGGCGGTGGAGTCGCGGGAGGCGTTCCTGGACAAGGGCGCCCTGGACCGCACGGTGCACCTCTCGTCCGGCCCGTCGCAGGCCACCGCGTACTGCGCGCAGATGATCGCCGACCTGGTGGTCCACGCCTGGGACCTGTCCCGGGCGATCGGCGCGGACGAGCGGCTGCCGCCGGAGCTGGTCGCCTTCACCGTGCGGGAGGTGTCGCCGTACGCGGACAGCCTGGCCGGCAGCGGCCTGTTCGCCCCTCGGGTGGAGGTGCCGGACGACGCCGACGAGCAGACGAAGCTGCTGGCGATGGTGGGCCGCGAGGCCTGA
- a CDS encoding type 1 glutamine amidotransferase domain-containing protein, with translation MQIAFLVAPEGVEQVELTDPWQAVKDAGDTPVLVSTEPGEIQAFHHLDKADTFPVDRTVADASAGDYGGLVLPGGVANPDFLRMDEKAVAFVRDFFEAGKPVASICHGPWTLVEADVVRGRTLTSWPSLRTDIRNAGGEWVDEQVKVCSARPATLITSRKPDDLKAFCDAFTAEFAKVSGG, from the coding sequence GTGCAGATCGCGTTTCTCGTGGCGCCCGAGGGCGTCGAACAGGTAGAGCTCACCGACCCGTGGCAGGCGGTGAAGGACGCCGGTGACACTCCCGTGCTCGTCTCGACGGAGCCGGGCGAGATCCAGGCGTTCCACCACCTCGACAAGGCCGACACCTTCCCCGTGGACCGGACCGTCGCCGACGCCTCGGCCGGGGACTACGGGGGCCTGGTCCTGCCCGGCGGTGTCGCCAACCCGGACTTCCTGCGGATGGACGAGAAGGCCGTCGCCTTCGTGCGGGACTTCTTCGAGGCGGGCAAGCCGGTGGCGTCGATCTGCCACGGACCGTGGACGCTGGTGGAGGCCGACGTGGTGCGCGGCCGTACGCTCACGTCCTGGCCGAGCCTGCGGACCGACATCCGCAACGCCGGTGGTGAGTGGGTGGACGAGCAGGTCAAGGTCTGCTCGGCGCGCCCCGCCACCCTGATCACCAGTCGCAAGCCGGACGACCTCAAGGCGTTCTGCGACGCGTTCACGGCGGAGTTCGCCAAGGTCTCGGGCGGCTGA
- a CDS encoding gas vesicle protein K, producing MTASSRKVELDPDTVERDLARLVLTVVELLRQLMERQALRRVEGGDLTEEQEERIGMTLMLLEDRMDLLRTRFGLEPEDLNLDLGPLGPLL from the coding sequence GTGACCGCGTCGAGCCGCAAGGTGGAACTCGACCCCGACACCGTCGAGCGCGACCTGGCCCGCCTCGTCCTGACCGTCGTGGAACTGCTGCGGCAGCTGATGGAACGCCAGGCCCTGCGCCGCGTCGAGGGCGGCGACCTCACCGAGGAGCAGGAGGAGCGGATCGGGATGACCCTGATGCTCCTGGAGGACCGCATGGACCTCCTGCGCACCCGGTTCGGGCTCGAACCGGAGGACCTCAACCTCGACCTCGGGCCGCTCGGCCCCCTGCTGTAG
- a CDS encoding gas vesicle protein GvpG — MGLLGELLLLPAAPLRGTAWVLRQVVAEAERQYYDPAAVQRELARLNERLEAGEIDEEEFDRREDELLDRLEKGPRTT, encoded by the coding sequence ATGGGCCTGCTGGGAGAACTGCTGCTCCTGCCGGCGGCGCCCCTGCGCGGCACCGCCTGGGTGCTGCGCCAGGTGGTGGCGGAGGCCGAGCGGCAGTACTACGACCCCGCCGCCGTACAACGCGAACTCGCCCGCCTCAACGAACGGCTGGAGGCGGGCGAGATCGACGAAGAGGAATTCGACCGCCGGGAGGACGAGCTCCTCGACCGCCTGGAGAAGGGCCCGAGAACGACATGA
- a CDS encoding gas vesicle protein: MTTPRPTGGLPPSPYASDGSSANLADILERVLDKGVVIAGDIKINLLDIELLTIKLRLVVASVDRAKEMGIDWWESDPALSSRARGSELARENAELQRRIAELEGRTA; the protein is encoded by the coding sequence ATGACCACCCCACGCCCCACCGGCGGCCTGCCCCCCAGCCCGTACGCCTCGGACGGAAGCAGCGCCAACCTCGCCGACATCCTGGAACGCGTCCTCGACAAGGGCGTCGTCATCGCCGGCGACATCAAGATCAACCTGCTGGATATCGAGCTGCTGACCATCAAGCTGCGTCTCGTCGTCGCCTCCGTCGACCGCGCCAAGGAGATGGGCATCGACTGGTGGGAGAGCGACCCGGCGCTCTCCTCCCGCGCCCGGGGCAGCGAACTGGCCCGCGAGAACGCCGAGCTACAGCGCCGGATCGCCGAGCTGGAGGGACGCACCGCATGA
- a CDS encoding GvpL/GvpF family gas vesicle protein: MSTDRLRYVYAVTRPFDGVLPEGAHGIDGEPPHLLRHGDLVAVTGAVPAGEFDEAPLRARLEDLDWLAATARAHDAVVAALSTVTCPLPLRLATVCRDDSGVRRLLEDGHDRFVRALARLDGRVEWGVKVYAEPGAAEEAEPAAPEPGASGRDYLRRRLNARRSREGDWQRADALSRRLHGELSRHAEAGTVHRPQDTRLSNAPGVNVLNAAYLVDRARSPEFVQLVEAVSEPGVRVELTGPWAPYSFAGIADEAPREAAR; this comes from the coding sequence ATGAGCACCGACCGGCTGCGTTACGTCTACGCCGTCACCCGCCCCTTCGACGGCGTCCTGCCCGAGGGCGCCCACGGCATCGACGGCGAACCGCCCCACCTGCTGCGCCACGGCGACCTGGTCGCCGTCACCGGCGCCGTCCCGGCCGGGGAGTTCGACGAGGCGCCGCTGCGCGCCCGGCTGGAGGACCTGGACTGGCTGGCCGCCACCGCGCGCGCCCACGACGCCGTCGTCGCCGCCCTGTCCACCGTGACCTGCCCGCTCCCGCTACGGCTCGCGACCGTCTGCCGGGACGACAGCGGCGTACGACGCCTGCTGGAGGACGGCCACGACCGCTTCGTACGGGCCCTCGCACGGCTCGACGGGCGGGTCGAGTGGGGCGTCAAGGTGTACGCGGAACCCGGAGCCGCCGAAGAGGCCGAGCCCGCCGCGCCGGAACCCGGCGCGAGCGGCCGGGACTACCTGCGCCGCCGGCTGAACGCCCGCCGCAGCCGCGAGGGCGACTGGCAGCGCGCCGACGCCCTGAGCCGCCGGCTGCACGGCGAACTGTCCCGCCACGCCGAGGCCGGCACCGTCCACCGCCCCCAGGACACCCGGCTTTCCAACGCCCCGGGCGTCAACGTGCTCAACGCCGCCTACCTGGTGGACCGCGCCCGCAGCCCGGAGTTCGTCCAGCTGGTCGAAGCGGTCTCCGAACCGGGCGTACGCGTCGAGCTCACCGGGCCCTGGGCCCCCTACTCCTTCGCCGGCATCGCGGACGAGGCCCCGCGGGAGGCCGCCCGATGA
- a CDS encoding gas vesicle protein, whose protein sequence is MTVVEPLAERRIALVDLLDRLLAGGVVISGDLTLRIADVDLVRVDLKALISSVNEDVPSPWDPRGEVRP, encoded by the coding sequence ATGACGGTCGTCGAACCCCTCGCCGAGCGGCGCATCGCCCTGGTCGACCTGCTGGACCGGCTGCTCGCCGGCGGCGTGGTCATCTCGGGCGACCTCACGCTGCGGATCGCCGACGTCGACCTCGTACGCGTCGACCTCAAGGCCCTCATCAGCTCGGTGAACGAAGACGTCCCCTCGCCCTGGGACCCGCGCGGGGAGGTGCGCCCGTGA
- a CDS encoding transketolase — MHHEELTALAQQLRVDAVRAADAAGSGHPTSSMSAADIGAVLLAHHLRFDFDRPEHPGNDRLVLSKGHASPLLYAMYKAAGAVDDDELLTFRELGSRLEGHPTPRLPWVDVATGSLGQGLPVGVGIALAGKRLDEAPYRVYVLSGDSEMAEGSVWEAAEHAAYNHLDNLTLIIDVNRLGQRGPTRHEHDLAAYERRLHAFGWHTIEVDGHDVEAVDRALAEARSTIRQPTAIIAATRKGRGVAAVEDLEGFHGKPVKDAEAAVDELGGRRSLHVDVQRPPEVTGRATAGTGDGEPPAAQLPRFDIGDSVATRTAYGHALEALGSARADVVALDAEVSDSTRTEFFAKAHPDRYFECYIAEQQLVAAAVGLQTRGYVPYASTFAAFLTRAHDFIRMAAVSRAGINLIGSHAGVAIGQDGPSQMGLEDLAMVRSVHGSTVLHPCDANQTARLVATMADLKGVRYLRTSRGDMPVLYGPDETFPVGGSKVLRTHGDDDRATIVAAGVTVHEALKAADLLAGHGIPVRVIDLYSVKPVDTDTLNDAARATGCLLTVEDHHPEGGLGDAVAEAFSDGRPAPRMARLAVRNMPASATPEEQLRKAGIDAEAIVAAVQLLVEQVVAP, encoded by the coding sequence ATGCACCACGAAGAACTGACCGCCCTGGCCCAGCAGTTGCGCGTCGACGCCGTACGCGCCGCCGACGCCGCCGGCTCGGGCCACCCCACCTCGTCCATGTCGGCGGCCGACATCGGCGCCGTCCTCCTCGCCCACCACCTGCGGTTCGACTTCGACCGTCCCGAACACCCCGGCAACGACCGGCTCGTCCTCTCCAAGGGACACGCCTCGCCGCTGCTGTACGCCATGTACAAGGCCGCCGGCGCGGTCGACGACGACGAACTGCTCACCTTCCGCGAGCTCGGCAGCCGCCTCGAAGGGCACCCCACGCCCCGGCTCCCTTGGGTGGACGTCGCCACCGGCTCCCTCGGGCAGGGCCTGCCCGTCGGCGTCGGCATCGCCCTCGCAGGCAAGCGCCTCGACGAGGCCCCCTACCGCGTCTACGTCCTGTCCGGCGACAGCGAGATGGCGGAGGGCTCCGTGTGGGAGGCCGCCGAGCACGCCGCGTACAACCACCTCGACAACCTCACCCTGATCATCGACGTCAACCGGCTCGGGCAGCGCGGCCCCACCCGCCACGAACACGACCTGGCCGCCTACGAACGGCGGCTGCACGCCTTCGGCTGGCACACCATCGAGGTCGACGGCCACGACGTCGAAGCCGTCGACCGGGCGCTCGCCGAGGCCCGCTCCACGATCCGGCAGCCCACGGCGATCATCGCCGCCACCCGCAAGGGCCGGGGCGTCGCCGCCGTCGAGGACCTGGAGGGGTTCCACGGCAAGCCCGTCAAGGACGCCGAGGCCGCCGTCGACGAACTGGGCGGCCGGCGCTCCCTGCACGTCGACGTCCAGCGGCCGCCCGAGGTGACCGGCCGCGCGACGGCCGGCACCGGCGACGGCGAGCCGCCCGCGGCCCAGCTGCCGCGCTTCGACATCGGCGACTCGGTCGCCACCCGCACCGCCTACGGCCACGCCCTGGAGGCGCTCGGCTCGGCACGCGCGGACGTCGTCGCGCTGGACGCCGAAGTCAGCGACTCGACCCGCACCGAGTTCTTCGCCAAGGCCCACCCCGACCGGTACTTCGAGTGCTACATCGCCGAACAGCAGCTGGTCGCCGCCGCCGTCGGACTGCAGACGCGCGGCTACGTGCCGTACGCGTCGACCTTCGCCGCCTTCCTCACCCGGGCGCACGACTTCATCCGCATGGCGGCCGTCAGCCGCGCCGGGATCAACCTGATCGGATCGCACGCGGGCGTCGCCATCGGCCAGGACGGGCCCTCCCAGATGGGCCTGGAGGACCTCGCCATGGTCCGCTCGGTGCACGGCAGCACCGTGCTCCACCCGTGCGACGCCAACCAGACCGCCCGGCTGGTGGCCACCATGGCCGACCTCAAGGGCGTCCGCTACCTGCGCACCTCACGCGGCGACATGCCCGTCCTGTACGGGCCCGACGAGACGTTCCCCGTCGGCGGCAGCAAGGTGCTGCGCACCCACGGCGACGACGACCGGGCGACGATCGTCGCGGCCGGGGTCACGGTGCACGAGGCGCTCAAGGCCGCCGACCTGCTCGCCGGCCACGGCATCCCGGTGCGGGTGATCGACCTGTACTCGGTGAAGCCGGTGGACACCGACACGCTGAACGACGCGGCCCGCGCCACCGGATGCCTCCTCACCGTCGAGGACCACCACCCGGAGGGCGGCCTGGGCGACGCGGTCGCCGAGGCCTTCTCCGACGGCCGCCCGGCACCCCGCATGGCGCGCCTCGCGGTGCGGAACATGCCCGCGTCGGCGACCCCGGAGGAGCAGCTGCGCAAGGCCGGCATCGACGCCGAGGCGATCGTGGCGGCCGTACAACTGCTGGTGGAGCAGGTAGTGGCGCCCTGA
- the ligD gene encoding non-homologous end-joining DNA ligase, giving the protein MSTSSTRAVRAGRRTVDVHRPDKVLFPGDGITKADLADYYRSVAPFMLPHLRGRPLMLERHPDGITGPRFMQKDTPDSYPDWVHRVEVAKEGGTVTHTVCDDTATLVHLADQACVTLHRWQSKADRLQWPDRMVFDLDPPEDDFDAVRRAAHLLGELLDALKLPSHLMTTGSKGLHVIVPLDGHSEFDDVRAFARDVAEALAAAHPGELTTAARKQARGDRLYLDVQRNGYAQTAVAPYSVRARPGAPVATPMRWDQLDEPETHARRWTVATVLEQARSAPWDGAAARPRALGPARRRLDALR; this is encoded by the coding sequence ATGAGTACGAGCAGCACCAGGGCCGTACGAGCCGGCCGCCGGACCGTCGACGTCCACCGCCCCGACAAGGTCCTCTTCCCCGGCGACGGGATCACCAAGGCGGACCTCGCCGACTACTACCGTTCCGTCGCGCCCTTCATGCTGCCGCACCTGCGCGGCCGGCCCCTGATGCTCGAACGGCATCCCGACGGCATCACCGGACCCCGGTTCATGCAGAAGGACACGCCCGACAGTTACCCCGACTGGGTGCACCGCGTCGAGGTCGCCAAGGAGGGCGGCACCGTCACCCACACCGTGTGCGACGACACCGCCACTCTCGTCCACCTCGCCGACCAGGCCTGCGTCACCCTGCACCGCTGGCAGTCGAAGGCCGACCGGCTCCAGTGGCCCGACCGCATGGTGTTCGACCTCGATCCCCCCGAGGACGACTTCGACGCCGTGCGCCGCGCGGCCCACCTCCTCGGCGAACTCCTCGACGCCCTCAAGCTGCCCTCCCACCTGATGACCACCGGCTCCAAGGGCCTGCACGTCATCGTTCCGCTCGACGGGCACAGCGAGTTCGACGACGTACGGGCCTTCGCCCGGGACGTCGCCGAGGCCCTCGCCGCCGCCCACCCCGGCGAACTCACCACCGCGGCACGCAAACAGGCCCGCGGCGACCGCCTCTACCTGGACGTCCAGCGCAACGGCTACGCCCAGACCGCCGTCGCCCCGTACTCCGTACGCGCCAGGCCCGGCGCCCCCGTGGCCACACCGATGCGCTGGGACCAGCTGGACGAGCCGGAGACCCACGCCCGCCGCTGGACCGTCGCCACCGTGCTGGAACAGGCCCGCAGCGCGCCCTGGGACGGTGCCGCGGCCCGCCCGCGCGCCCTCGGCCCGGCCCGCCGGCGCCTCGACGCACTGCGCTGA
- a CDS encoding DUF2795 domain-containing protein, which produces MQRGSDRLSRRQDDEMKHQLKGLLRSGHPTRTEEWHDPEPVAEDDPELAPPRVHTAPFEALRLELGRHLARTPFPAHRRDLLRILRERHAPDPLLERVAALPGDHTYRSVQDVAVALERPPHPA; this is translated from the coding sequence ATGCAGCGTGGCAGCGACCGGCTCAGCCGCCGTCAGGACGACGAGATGAAGCACCAGCTCAAGGGGCTGCTCAGGTCCGGCCACCCGACGAGGACCGAGGAGTGGCACGACCCGGAGCCGGTTGCCGAGGACGATCCGGAGCTCGCCCCGCCCCGGGTCCACACCGCCCCGTTCGAGGCACTGCGCCTGGAGCTGGGCCGGCACCTGGCCCGCACCCCGTTCCCGGCGCACCGGCGCGACCTGCTGCGGATCCTGCGGGAGCGGCACGCGCCCGACCCGCTCCTGGAGCGGGTGGCGGCACTGCCCGGCGACCACACCTACCGCAGCGTTCAGGACGTGGCCGTGGCGCTGGAGCGGCCCCCGCACCCGGCGTGA
- a CDS encoding bifunctional phosphatase PAP2/diacylglycerol kinase family protein, whose translation MSDSSATQPVDTVRDRVTTRLSAWDREVFHRVATRHWPGGDAVLPRLSHAANHGLLWFGTAAGIAVLGRGARSRRAAVRGVASLALASAAINTIGKRSVRRARPVRDAVPMVRQLKKQPFTTSFPSGHSASAAAFATGVFLESRGWGAAVAPVAAAVALSRVYTGVHYPGDVLAGAALGVGAAFAVRGIVPTRSQLPAPGRPHADAPALPGGADLVVVANRGSGSADQAALVRDALPRAEVLECEPEDAGQAMEKAAASGRCRALGVLGGDGTVNRAAAVAARYGLPLAVFPGGTLNHFAYDLGIESVHDTCRALAEGDAVRVDLGRFTPGPDGAAHGYFVNTFSLGVYPELVRLRERWSPRIGGWPAGVLAAWKVLRGEHPLEAEVHGRHRPMWLLFAGNCVYRRMGPTPGRRHDLADGLLDVRVVHGGRLPGLRLLAAALAGPLSKSPVHAAEKLRKVRVSGIAPGTSLAFDGEVTQAPRELLVDKDDEALTVYRPRTGP comes from the coding sequence ATGTCCGATTCCTCCGCCACGCAGCCCGTCGATACCGTCCGTGACCGGGTGACCACCCGGCTCAGCGCCTGGGACCGTGAGGTCTTCCACCGCGTCGCCACCCGGCACTGGCCCGGTGGCGACGCGGTGCTGCCCCGGCTGAGCCACGCGGCGAACCACGGACTGCTGTGGTTCGGCACGGCGGCCGGTATCGCCGTCCTCGGGCGCGGCGCCCGGTCGCGGCGGGCGGCGGTGCGCGGTGTGGCGTCCCTGGCGCTGGCGTCGGCGGCCATCAACACGATTGGCAAGCGGTCCGTGCGCCGGGCCCGGCCGGTGCGGGACGCCGTGCCGATGGTGCGGCAGCTGAAGAAGCAGCCGTTCACCACGTCGTTCCCGTCCGGGCACTCGGCCTCCGCCGCCGCCTTCGCGACGGGCGTGTTCCTGGAGTCCAGGGGCTGGGGCGCGGCCGTGGCGCCGGTCGCGGCCGCCGTGGCGCTGTCCCGCGTCTACACGGGCGTGCACTACCCGGGCGACGTCCTCGCCGGTGCGGCGCTCGGAGTGGGCGCCGCCTTCGCCGTGCGGGGGATCGTCCCGACCCGGTCGCAGCTGCCCGCCCCGGGCCGCCCGCACGCCGACGCGCCCGCGCTGCCGGGCGGCGCCGACCTGGTGGTCGTGGCCAACCGGGGGTCGGGCTCGGCGGACCAGGCCGCGCTGGTGCGGGACGCCCTGCCGCGCGCGGAGGTGCTGGAGTGCGAGCCGGAGGACGCGGGCCAGGCGATGGAGAAGGCCGCCGCGTCCGGGCGGTGCCGGGCGCTGGGCGTCCTGGGCGGCGACGGGACCGTCAACCGGGCCGCGGCGGTGGCCGCCCGGTACGGCCTGCCGCTCGCGGTGTTCCCGGGCGGCACGCTCAACCACTTCGCGTACGACCTCGGCATCGAGTCGGTGCACGACACGTGTCGCGCACTGGCGGAGGGCGACGCGGTCCGCGTCGACCTGGGCCGGTTCACGCCGGGCCCGGACGGCGCGGCGCACGGGTACTTCGTCAACACGTTCAGCCTCGGCGTGTACCCCGAGCTGGTGCGGCTGCGGGAACGCTGGTCGCCCCGGATCGGCGGCTGGCCCGCCGGGGTCCTCGCGGCCTGGAAGGTGCTGCGCGGTGAGCACCCGCTGGAGGCGGAGGTGCACGGCCGGCACCGGCCGATGTGGCTGCTGTTCGCCGGGAACTGCGTCTACCGGCGGATGGGGCCGACCCCGGGCCGCCGCCACGACCTCGCCGACGGTCTGCTGGACGTCCGGGTGGTGCACGGCGGCCGGCTGCCGGGGCTGCGGCTGCTGGCGGCGGCGCTCGCCGGACCGCTCAGCAAGTCGCCCGTGCACGCGGCCGAGAAGCTGCGCAAGGTGCGGGTCTCGGGCATCGCGCCGGGGACGTCGCTGGCGTTCGACGGTGAGGTGACGCAGGCGCCGCGGGAGCTGCTCGTCGACAAGGACGACGAGGCGCTGACGGTCTACCGCCCCCGGACCGGCCCCTGA